The Coccinella septempunctata chromosome X, icCocSept1.1, whole genome shotgun sequence nucleotide sequence CAGAATCTTTTATTCTCTTGATAAAAACCATTTCTTTAAATGTTCGTTTAAACCAATTCTTTTcttcatttaaaatttttacattATTAAAATCAAAGGAGTGATCATTAATTTTTGCATGCTGTGATAATGCTGTTGCTTCACTAAGATTTTTGCAATCTCTCTCATGTTGTTTCAACCTTGACCCTATATACTGTTTTGTTTGGCCTATGTAACTGCCAGCACAATCTGAACAATCTATTTTGTATACTAAATTAGAATGTCTCATCAACGGATTGCCATCCTTCAGTCGACATAACAATTTGCCCACAGTTTCATTATAATAAAAAACTACTTTGTTTAAGGGATTGCTCATTATTCTTGCCAATTGCTCAGAGCATCCCGGTATAAAGATTAATTTACAATAATGTGTCGTTTGATCAACATCATTGGATGATGGAGAATCACTTGCACTATTAGATGAATAAAAAATCTTATATATTAAATTACTGGGATAACCATTCTTGACAAGCAGAGCAGCCTGATcacggaatttttttcatggaatGACTCATGAGAGAGGTttagaattttatattttacatTCTTTATTATAGCGATTTTTTGTGTGAGTGAATGCAAAGGATTAAAATGTAACAATCGCTCAGAAGAAACTGGCTTCGAGTACAAATCAGTTATTACCTTGTTATCACCACGGATCAATaacaaatcaaaaaattgaatttttggtagttTGAGTTCGGTGTATTTTAACTTAATCAGTAAGGTTAATGTAGATAATTTTATTGCGCGGTAGTTCGTGTTTCGTTTTGAATCGGGTGTTTAGTATGTCTCAAACGTTTTAATGCAGTCTGTCTTGCCTGATGCTTTTGTTTATACTGATACGTCTTGTTTGATGTGCTATCCTGAGAATGCCATTTTTTTGTGTGaacatttatttgatgatttcGATGTATTCGAATGATTTATAACCATTATTCATGGGGTGAGATCGCTTTTTCTTGTAATCTTATTGTTTCCTTGGCCGACCTGGCGTGAATTGTTCATGTTGTTTTGCTTTATATTTGTATTCATTGTTATTTTGTCATCTAGTttatatttcatatttattattgTATAGTGGCATCATTTTATCTATTTTTTTATCTTTATTGCTACACCAATTGTATGATCCATGCCGTTGTTTATAAATTGGTTTTTGTTTTTAGCCTGATGAAGGAGATAAATGCTCAGAAACGTTGccattgaataaattgtatGCAACTGTTCCTTGTGACTAATATTCCTCACCATCGAATTAAATCTTCGGAACGATAATTTATCTGAAATATCATTATTCCCACAAATCTTGGGTATTATTGAAGGTTATCAAAAACACGTTACTTGCTTACGTTTTTTGGAGTCACTATGAGTTGTGTTCAAGGGGAGAGTTGCCTTTCTCTAGATAGGTAttcatttcttcagttttttataTGGAACGTACTCAGTTTATACCAAAGAAAGGCTCGAAGACTACGTTCGATCAGCAAAATACTGGAGATAGTGATGCTCACGAGACCAACGAGACTAGACTCTCGTTTCGTGGGACCTAGTCATGTCTCGCCCCGAGTATGAATTAATCCTTATTATGGATCTGAATCTGCATCAGAATTAATCCTCTTTActgtattcattgccttcccgtttaggcgtgatcattcttgatTATCTGGTTTTTGTATTGCTCAGTTAATGGATTGAACTGTTGGACAATAAATCTTTTATTTGACTTCAGCCTTGCCGCTTTCAAACTCCTCTCCAGTACAATACAAGTtgagaaaatttaaatatcaACGAACTGAGATATAAAATCTTTACAACACCTGTCTTAGGAACCAGGAAGATTTTACCCCTAGCAATGCTTCCACCAACGGAGTCAGCCTTGATGCAACTTACTAGCCGAGTTTattatcaaattcaaatttggctAGGACGAAGGAATTTGAAACCGGAAGATTGGGGATGGCATAGATCAAATTTCATGCTGCTTCCAAAAATGATGAGCAAGGCAATAGCGCCACAGGAATTGTTGAATAACGTAATTCTTAATTCCATTCacacttcaatttttttcctttcaGAAATTGTTTTTCACAAACCCATTCTTACAATAGACTTATTATTTCAGGTTTTCTGCAGTTGTAATGGAAAATGCGATACTGCTCGTTGCAGTTACAAAAAAGCAGGACTGAAGTGTACAAGGTTCTGCAAAGTTTGTAACGGTATAAGttgtgaaaatttttcaaacttaATAAAGAGATCAGAAATGAACTCGGACGTAGATGAGGACGACGGCGATGAAGATGATCTTGAAGCAGATAATACCATAGGAGAAGAAGATTGATGCATTAACGTtaataattaatgaataatgtattactgagtttttctttcaaattattCGCTGCATGAATttccattgaattttttgtcttcATCACTATGCAATAAAACATTTATTTCTCTCAACTGGtgttttgaaataaataaaaaacagtTGCCTGTTGTGAAGGTAACTAatattctacaaaaaaattcatttacgCATATTAGTTTTactatatttatattatattccCAACTAGTTAGGAGATATGCGCTTTCGATATACGTCAATTTACCAAGCCTATTCATTCAAATTCGTTCAAATCATGAACATCTGGTTTCCGCGCCAAGCTCCCGTCCAAGCCAGAAATTTCAGGGTTGAAAGCGTATTTCGAAACAAGAGTACAACCCTGGCCAGAGAAGCTGCGCCCCAAACTACACATTCTGGTTTCTTATTGTCATGTAGCCGTGCGCGaaattaaaaattcgattatctcGCTCAACTACAGATATACGTTGCTAATCAGTTGGCATGAAAATTGAGGATGGGAAAAGACTTGATTCTTAGGCCCGTAAGATCAATCGTAGTTTAAACTCTCGATTAAGAAATCTGcgattaaagttaatctatggtttaaaccATCATGTTAAGATCaagttcaaaataagaaaagattAACTAATCCTGCGCAGTTGTCAAAATAGTTGTCTATTAGAACTAATTGTGACTCATTGGTtttcattttttagttttctgTGTTGATATTTGGTTCAGTGCTTCTGTCAGACTGCAGcgatcaatttatttatttatagtgTTTTGCTGTAATCTTtgtatcagcattattattgttCATATTTGAGGTGTGAggtcaaatttgaaattcataaGTTTGTAAAGTGCTGTAAATGAAGTGTTAAATGAATATGAGTCAGAAGAGAGTTCCAAACTTTTCAGTCTCAGAAAAGGTTCTTTTGACTACTTTGGTCCAAAAATATTGtgacattttggaaaataaaacaaCAAATGTGGTGAATAACCAGTTAAAAGAGGAAACATGGACCAGACTTGCTGAAGAATTCAACAGCATCTCTGGTATATGCTTTAGAAGTGGAAAAACGTTGAGGGCTAAATATGAGAATatgaaaaaaacattaaaaataaGCATGCTGAAAACCAGCGTAGATTGTATGCAACAGGAGGAGGACCATCTGAACATATAAAATTTCTTTTGATGTGAGCAATCTGTTCACCTCTGTACCAGTCCCGCAAACcctaaaaattttcaagaacagATAGATTCTCCACTTTCTGTTGACTTGACTGAGTGTGCGTACCAGCTCACAGAATTATGCCTTCAACAAAACTTCTTCAATTTTGAGGGTGAAATCTTTTCTCAACAGAAAGGACTTAGTATGGGAAACTGCCTTTCCCCTCTTTTCGCCGAACTTTTCATGTCCTACTTCGAGAAAATGCTAATTTTTATAGTGAACAATCCTTTCAAAGATAAAATCCTTTTTTGGGTTAGATGTGTGGATGACATCCTTATAGCATGGATTGGTAGCGAAGAGGAACTGAGAGAGTTCCACAATTGGTTGAACGGACTCCATTTGAACATAAACTTCACGCTGGAGCTGGAATCGGATCGTGAAATAAACTTCCTGGACCTCACAATCAGGAGACAACAAAACAAGTTGACGTTCAGTATATATAGAAAACCCACGCAAACTTCCACCAAAATTAGTAAAACATCATGTCATTATATGGGTCATAAGACGGCAGTCTTTAACTCTAATTTCAATAGGCTACTTAATATTCCTCTAATCCAGGAAGCTTATATTGAGGAGGAGAACACGGATATTCCCCGGATATCATTGATCGACTTATTGATAGGGCAAGGAGAAGACGGACCACAGAAGAACCGAACTCAAGAACTCCGGGAACTGATGATAATTCAAATCTGAAATTCTGTTGCATTCCGTTCTACGGGGGTATCTCATATAAAATTGCCAACGTAGTAAAGCAGGTAGAGGACACTATAGTGGCTTTCAAATCCCAGAATATCCTACACCAATCCCTCATCAGGAACAAGAGCCCAATCGACATGTTGGACAAGCCGGGCGTTTATAGATTGGAATGTGGTGAACCAGGTTGTAATGTCGTTTATGTGGGGAGAAGCGGCAGATCCATTAGAACAAGGACCAAAGAACATCTGGCTAGTGCAAATAACCCAAATAATGACAAATCAATTTTTGGTTGTCATTTAAGAGAAGAAAAACACAAGTTTGTTTTAGAGGAGAACACGCATCTAATTCATCACTGCGAATTTAACCACAGACAAGAAATTCTAGAGGAAGTGGAAATTTACAAACACCTCAAGAGTACAGAATACAAAGCGTTAAATTCGATGTTGACGAACAACATAAAAGACACTTATAAACTCTTATATTGATTCTCTCTGCCGACGCCACTGTTCTCGCTTAAGAGAAGAAGAGCAGGAACCTGTCTGCGCGAATGTAGTTTTTCGTCTTCCGTTTGTGTTTTGTTTATCTGTCATATCTTTCATGTTATATGCTCACTTGATCTAGATCCGATTTTATGTGAACTTTTTGGCTTTTACCTTTTGATTG carries:
- the LOC123321942 gene encoding uncharacterized protein LOC123321942, whose product is MLPPTESALMQLTSRVYYQIQIWLGRRNLKPEDWGWHRSNFMLLPKMMSKAIAPQELLNNVFCSCNGKCDTARCSYKKAGLKCTRFCKVCNGISCENFSNLIKRSEMNSDVDEDDGDEDDLEADNTIGEED